The genomic DNA GATGATTATCCATCGGAAAATCAGCCACAGTCAACCATCACATCAGACATCTGTACACTTGTGAGTATCCGAGTCACTCACACAACTGATGTTGTAATTGCATTCCAACCGATCTCACTCTCGCTTTACTACTCTCCAACCTATCTCTCTGTTTATTCGCTCTTACTATCTCCTTTGCCAACAATTTAGCAGATTTCACATCATTCTTCTTTGCCAGTTGTTTGAGTTCTATTCGAGATTTCGATGTTGCCACTTCGAGCTATCCGAAATACAGACAATATCAGGTCAGCTGCAATCAGCGCTCTCTGATTGTCATGAGCatgagaaaggaaggagCACAGATTTTGATAAAGATACGGACGGAAGTGTTTGGACATGACTGATGAACCTACATTACGTATCTCTCTATCCAGCTGTCTCTCCTGCTGTCTCAGCTTTGCTTGCCATCCtctgactttctcttctggCGTTGGGCCGTATATCCATctgttgatggatttcatgttgaaaggatgttgaggatcgATATGAGGTGATAAGGGTCTTGAAGGTGTTATCTCGGTACAGGACGGCGCTGTGATGGGAAGCTGGAAAGGGCTGCCCTGGAAGGCAGATAGGACGTTGATGCTATTGTGCGATAAGTATCTGTCATCAACGTTGAGATTAACAGTGTTGCCATTACGAGTACTCTTACGGGGCTCATTCATTATCGCACTGCAGCCAGCAGCCAGCGGACAAGGCGGTGATCTCCGTGATGTGTTATGATGTTGTTGCCGTGCCTGGACTTATGGTTTCAATTGACAGTCGACAGTTGACAGTTGACTGGATCATCtggttcatcttccacctcttcaatcttcttctccttcaccagcACACCGTCAACGAGAGAGAGGACAGGACAGAGAATGTGGCTCATCAAAGCCATAGGTCCAGTACACGGACAGAGCAGTAAGTCGGCTTGCATTGgctcttgatgatgaaggcATCGAGAGCTGACTGTCATCCGGTTCTAGGATTCACATTCGCTCTTcaacaaggaagagaatatGTTGTAGGCAGGGAGGAAAGCTGCGATATTCGATATGAGAGTAAGCAGGTGAGACCTAGGGAAGGTACTCTGGTAGTAGATCATTGGGATCCTACTCACGTAAGCACGGTAATCCCTTGCAAAATGATGGTCTGGCTGACCCGAGGTGCTTTAGCCGAGTACACCACCAACGTTAAGATGGAGAGTCGAGCCTAGGAAATCTGGATCATTTGGTACGATGAAGACTCTGAATCTGATTGATATGTCAGATATAGGATCAACAGAGAGAGGAGACTACGATGTCACCGAGATCAAAGATAGTCAAGGATGTTATctggagagagagggagtTCACGGGATAGAGCTGGCAGAGGGGATGTGGTTCAAGTGAGTGAGGAGTCACGCACAGACGGGTCAAGGAGGGCAAACTTCCCATCACATCCTGAGACAGTAGAAGCTGATCCGTTTGCAGCgcggaatggaaagatctGGTGATTCAGTATGACAAGTTCAAatatgagagtgatgaggtgaaagAATCACTCCGACAGTATTGTGAGTTGGTGTCGTTAGTATTTTGCCATGATATCGCAGCTTAAAGCTCATGAGCGCATATCAGGCATCGGCTGGACTCAGTCTTTCGATACCACCTCTCGACCAACGATAGTACTTTCGGCTACCTATCGATCCAACGTAGAATGCAATTATGCAGTCTGTTTCGGCATCCGCATATTACTTCCCACCTATCTGCATGCACTCATCAGTAGATTAAGATCCtgctggaagaagatggcggACTCACAAGATTCATTCAATTTACCTGATCAAGATGCCGAAGTGTTTCAACCTGATTTCGATAACGCTCTTCAAGCTAGTAGGAAAGCGAGCAAGGCTTGGTTACCTGACAAAAGGAGGGAGACTCTGTTCAAAGGGTGGAAGATCATGGGTCtaagaggaagaacagtAAGCCATTATCAGCTCGTCCCTATATATCTCCTGCCACACAATAGCTGACAAACCTGAAATCTATAGCAATCAGCAGAAAAACGTTATCTCATAGCAATGGGAGCAGACTATCAAGACATGGATGTTCTGACTAAACCTATATCTACTGCTCAAGATTTCGCTGATCGTATAGCACCTTGGCTAAGTTATGTGGACATTCATGGTGGGAGGGAACAAGCAGCCGTAGTATGGTTTGCACCGGTCAAGGTTGATCTTCAGAAAAAGGGTATAGACTATGGTGCGATCGTCCCTGCGACTTGTCAAAAGTGAGTTAGCTGGAATGAACGTGGACAAGAAGCTggctgatgatcatgaaacACACAGACTAGGGGTCTATCATAGCCATGGTGGTATACTTTGGTCGTCTGTCAATTTCGGACAGGTGAGAGAGTATCTTGTCAGTACCGCCTCGAATTTGCCTCAGGGCGCCAGTTCCGCacagaaaggtgagttattgCTTGATATGATCAGATCGATACATTGCCTGACAAAGTGAACCTTTAGATCGAGTAACGTCATCTGTTCCCGATACGCAATTCACTGTACCACCTGCTCCCAACCAACCCAAAAGCTCTCAAGCTTTGCCCACGCCAGCATCAAGCCAGGCAGGGCTGTCTAGTCGACCAGAATTTATCCCATCCACTTTCCCTGATGAGACAGAACGTGGTATCGTTAGGACGGCTCGATCTCCATCACTTGAGTCGAGACCTGGTAAATTACAACGAAGGACGAGACAAGGTACTTCTCCTTTACCCAAAGCGAGGACACCTGAACCCGAGACACCAGCTACAGtgaaaaaggtgagctaaAAGAGTATACTGTTACATGCCAGGTTGATCTGACATTTACTCCTATATAGCCCCTTCGACGTCGAGCAGGCAAACCTGTAGATTTCACTACTATCCCTGAAAGTCCACCTCGTAGTCATGACAATACCGAAGACGAAAACAGTCAAGCATCGCAACCCCTGTTCTCGCAACCTAATCTTTTACAAGACTCGTTGCCCGCTTTTAGCCAAGTCTCGGCAATCCCAGATACTCAAAGAACCCAAACGCAATCGATGGTACCAGACAGTATCGTAAGTCATAGGAATGTAGCCTAGATGAGATAAAGCTGACGGTTGGATTCATCTAGATGCCTTCGCAATCGCTCGCCCCTGGACGAACAGCATCTCGACTACAACGTCGAGCACGTGGTGTTCAACCTTCCCTAATCGAAGAAATAGCGGACACCAGTATCAATATCGAGCAATGCATcaaagacgaagagaaagctgcGGATATCAGACAGTTATACGAAGATACCAAAACCGGTTCGTTTGCTCCAATGTCATTATCTACCAAACGACCTAGAGTAGCTACGAGGGAATCAGGTGACTCGGAGTCTTCCGCAACTGCGCGAAGGAGAGAACAGGGTAGCGCtatggaagttgatggtgaatcTTACGGTAGAGGTGTACGGTCGAAAAGAGCAGCTTCAGAAGAAAGTATCGTACCTCCACCGGCTCAACGTCGAAGAGCCAGATCACCatccgaggaagaagagcaagtGGAACATCGATCAATCCCTCCGTCGAAATCGCTAAAGTCATCAGTAAACTCGCCTACCAAATCTGGCAAGAGCAAGTCACAGAGTAGTGCCACCACGTCAGGACCCAATAAAGACGAAGCATTCTTACAAGCAATTAAGAAGTCGACCAAAGCGAGATCGGCGATCGATGAGTTGGATAAAGAGTTCAATCAATTGAGGATACCCAAACCCAACGGTTCGTCGGCAGTGGTCAGAGCGAACGAATGGAATGCTAGTGTACCTGATTATGCGCTGTTGAATGATTTTGACGATGATTTGAAGGGAAATTTTATTCAGATCGTAAGGAAAGATCTATTTAGgagagataagaatgatattGGGAATAGAGAGGTGGTGAGGGTGGATGATGGTAAACCGAATTTCAAGAAATTCAAAAAGGTATGTTGGACAGTCAGCTACTATGTTACACTGACAGGCATCAAGCTGACTCGCATACACGTTACAGAAAAATATCATCCGTCGTGAGCCTCTGCAGCTTGCTTTGGCTGGACCGACTATTCAAGACGCGGAGATGGGTGAGCGTGAGCATCGAAACCTCATTGCATATATGTTTCCTTCCAGAAATCCAAATTTCCGATTGTTTCGTGGCAAAAAAGCTGACATTCCCCTTCTTACGATTCTAGCTTACTGGCCTACCCAAACAATCAACCCATCCCGGGGTCGAGGCCAAGCTACtcaagtggaagatgaagatgacgatatgCCCTTATTGCCTCGATCCAGAAAACGATTGCTCGGCACTCAAGTCACTCAAGAGGACGACGAGGCTCCACCATCGACCTCACGAAGCAGACAGAGAAGTCGTGTGCCCGACACTCAACCCAGTCAGACGCAGACTCCGAGAGTAACGACCACTCAGAGACGTACGAGAGCTTCAAGTGTACTTAGCGAAGCTGAGAGTGTAGCTACCAATGTTAGTGCTTCTACGTCGACGAGGACCAGATCGACGAGGAACACGATGactggaggaagaggaacgaagAAACAGCCTACCGTGGTGgaagatttggatgaagagattgatgagggaCTAGATTGGGGTACTTCGACTGGTACAGGTACGAAGGCCAGAAGCGGTAAGAATCTCACCGCGACTCAAAGTAAGAACAGTGCGACTGGTACGGGGACGAGAacattggaaggtgatgatccCCCTTCGACATCTACGGGTAGGAGAAGGACGACGGCTACTCAAGCTGGTAAGCAGGCTTCACAATTCGGTAGAAGGCGTTTACTACCTgcggatgacgatgacgatatCGTGAGTATTGGATGTCTACTTTGTCTGATCCGCCATATCATTCTTCCATACTAATCTCAGTTGGACTGTGTACATTCAGGCATTCAAAGGTTTAGGTAAAAAGCGAAGATTAAgataaagaaagaagaacgTGGTATGGTGCGATGTAGTATACCTTGCATAATTGTATATACTTTTTCGTATTATGTTGTCATGTCGATAGATGACTTATGAATCAATGAATCTCATTTGACGACACTTGTTGTCATACACATAAGAGAATCTTTTGACGGTACCCCACAAAACCACCGATATGAGTCACTTTGGAGCTCTGAAACACATATTAGACCATTTTCGCGGTTCGCCTTCACTCAGTACCATATGTTAGGGCAAAAATATGCCATAATTCGACAGAATGCAAGCAAAATGTGCTGAAAAGGTCTGTGCGCTGAGATTTTTGTCTCTGGATAGTAGTATATAAGGTACAATATAGTGTATTCacatctacggccatagaacctATAAAACAccgcatcccgtccgctctgcGAAGTTAACAtgggtatcgctcggttagtaccaaggtgggggaccacttgggaatcccgggtgctgtagtttttgttTTTGAAATGCGTTTTTATCGttttcatccatcaaaaAGAAATAACGTCGAAAGAACGACAATCGTTGTATTTTTGGAGGTGGTGACGATCactttgatggtgagtaggGATAGTGTTAGTGCATGAGGTACCATCAAACGCACATAcccacacacacacatagCTAAATCTCCGTGACGGATGATTGAATGACGCTTGGACCGATGAAATTGGTGGAGGGGTTGATTACGATTTTGGGGTTCTTTTGTAATCACCCGAATTGAAAAGGATTAGGAGAATTGTAATTTACCAACCGTTCGAGCTCTCGACGTCTTTCGCAAATTGGATACCATCAAAAACGCAGACCGTTTGATAGTCATATTCATAGCTATCAAAGATTGTCTGCGGTGACCCTCTTCCGCATACGGACAAAGGCGATTCTATATGATCCGAAATAACATTGTCCGGAACAGAACTTTATCTTCGCATAGCTTTGCATCATGAGTATCTCCGTGATAATGAAAAGTTCTACTAGAACCCGTATCTCTTGTCAGCCAACACAGCGTTGTTCCTTTGCTACCTCCTCTCGTATCGTAACAACGGCGATAGTGGAGCTTGAAAGAAGGCCAATCTCGGTGAGACGTACCCGcacctttcctttctcatcagtagtctaggtgatgatggtcaatctCGGTCTCCTAAGAAGACGGAAGATTACCATGGATTCGCGGCATAGCGATACGAGTGGAGATTTGCACTCAAAAATGATTATCGGATGGCTCTGAATCAAAGTGTATCACTCTTCACCTAGGTCTAtcccatcagcttcattccGTTCACCGACAACTTACCTACGATATCTCGACCTCTGACAAGCGACAAGCTAAAATCCACCAGAACCAATGCCAGGCCAAGTACCGACCATTCATATCAATAATGAATCAGAGGATGGTCAGTCATGTGAGTATCACGCCTATGGCACCGGATATGCACCAGCAACATCTCAGCGCGCCCCGCAATCTAGTTGTCACAGCAATAGTCCTATGTCAACTTCAGGTCAAACACTGTCAACTAATGACTCAACTCCTGTGGGCGCATgtgatcatcctcaatatACACTCTCTGCACAAGAGAATCAGACTCTACAGCCATTCGAAGATACTTTGAATCGCCTGTGGTCATCCCATTATCGAGGCGAGCCCGTCGATCGACGTGAGCTAGACGGGATAGTTTCGAGTTTCAATGGACCATTGAAACATTGttatcaagatgaacatgattaCCATGCGGTGCGGGATCTCTTGAATGATTTGTCGAAGGCAGTTTGATGGGGGTCGTTGTGGATCAGTGCGAAAGCGTGTTGATGTTTTGGCCTATTAAATATTCACATGATAACACCCGTACAGCTGTACAAGTTGAAGGTAGTATGAGTATGACGACACGGTTCCCAGCTTCACTATTCGGTTCGACGTGATAAGTAAGACTCAAGTATGAATCGACCGTGCTAACCCCTTGTACCGTGATTATGCAGGATAGATGTATCTGTTGCATTCTTCTGTCCTATCTGCCCTACATAAGCTTCATCTTAGCTATAGGCAACTTGTACCCCGGTAGTTCCCAATACCTCCTTTTCACACCTTTCCAAACCTCCTCCCTCAGACTTTCAGGTATAAGTACGTCATGCCATGTGGTATCTAGACCTACGTCTTCCAAGTGCAATTCGGCgagtgatgaggagacaGCGTATATCGTTGCGTCTGATATTTTAAAAGAGAACGAATCAGCTACAGTGGCAGAAAGGGTATACTAGATCCTGGTACAACGATGTTCCGAACTACTCGACACTCACTGGTCGCACCAAGTCCATTCCAAAATGAGAATATACCATTTTCAGGTTCGAGTACGTCAGGTAAAACCTCGAAGAAGGCTTTCAGATCTGTAGCGAAGAATGAGCATTAACGTGCTTCTCTTTGACATGAGCTCCAGGAGAGACAATTCTAAGCGCCCGAAAGGGGATTagcagactcaccttcataccCCTCTGCAAATGTATCCACGAAGATCGCATCATACCCCATCCCACCTGGCGTACATTCCAACACTTCACCTGATCTCTCAGGATCCAATAAGAAATCCTGCCATCGACCCTCTAGTATTCTCACACCAGGTAACTTGTCTACTCCCTTATCTTTGATATATTGTAATACTTGTGGATGAGCTTCTATGATAGTGTGATTGAGCGGTTTtggatgagagggagattTGGTGGATTGGAATAAGCGGTCGACctggaatgagaatggagCAACGGTAAGCGACCGTGTTCGAGTCGACAGGGAGATATATCAGGTGAACAATGACTGATCGTCGAATTAGACATAAACGACAGTGAAGACTTACTATTCCTAAACCGAACCCTACATTCATTATCGTCATTCCCTCAGCACCTGGCTGAGCATTCGGGTGATCGTAAGTCATCAATTTGACATGTTCGACCACTATTCTCACTCATCAGAACGACACCTATCACTGAGCATCATTTGGAAAATTGACTTACTTAGAGGttcttcccatcccatcattaCTCTAGAAGTAAGATCAGCCACTCTACTTTCGTCAGCGTGATATGCGTCACTTACCCATTGCCATCAGCATCCAACaccctttctttcccatctttacCTATATCCCATGTCAATTTACTTTTCAGAAAAGTCAAATTGTCCCCTGCCGAAGTATTATCTTCGACTCTCAATTTCATGTTGGTCGAAGAGTCTGGGTGAGGGGATGAAGGCCCAGCCAAAGCGTGATGTAACATCTCTACAGTCAAGGAGAAATAAACCATCAGCATGGAAATCTCACGTAACATAGATATTTGGTAGCTCATGCATTCCATTGACTCGATAATATTGGGAGATCAAAGCGAACATACCAGATCTAATTCCTTCATTCCTTATGAtctcccatccttcctcatccccCAAACTAATACAAATCTCACCAGCTGTCCTGCCCCACTTATCAACCGAGTTCCAGATTGCACCTCCCTTAAGCAGCATCTCCAATATCTGAGGTTCCCTTCTCTCCGCTGCATAGTGTAGGGCTGACCATCCTAGCGAATCATCTTGATACCATGTCGGAGCACCAGCGTCGATGAGTTTCTGAATCTCGGTTGCTGGTGCGGCCTGAGCTGCGATGAGGAGTTTGTGGGCTAAG from Kwoniella mangroviensis CBS 8507 chromosome 1 map unlocalized Ctg02, whole genome shotgun sequence includes the following:
- a CDS encoding arginine N-methyltransferase 2 gives rise to the protein MSDVKMDEAHLPSDLLVLAHKLLIAAQAAPATEIQKLIDAGAPTWYQDDSLGWSALHYAAERREPQILEMLLKGGAIWNSVDKWGRTAGEICISLGDEEGWEIIRNEGIRSEMLHHALAGPSSPHPDSSTNMKLRVEDNTSAGDNLTFLKSKLTWDIGKDGKERVLDADGNGVMMGWEEPLMVEHVKLMTYDHPNAQPGAEGMTIMNVGFGLGIVDRLFQSTKSPSHPKPLNHTIIEAHPQVLQYIKDKGVDKLPGVRILEGRWQDFLLDPERSGEVLECTPGGMGYDAIFVDTFAEGYEDLKAFFEVLPDVLEPENGIFSFWNGLGATNATIYAVSSSLAELHLEDVGLDTTWHDVLIPESLREEVWKGVKRRYWELPGYKLPIAKMKLM